A stretch of the Streptomyces sp. NBC_01571 genome encodes the following:
- a CDS encoding Gfo/Idh/MocA family protein, whose protein sequence is MSGPGGPGLRIGVLGCADIAGRRMLPSMARQPLIRVSAVASRSLARARAFTDRFGGTPVAGYARLLEREDVDAVYVPLPPELHTEWTLRALAAGKHVLCEKPFALRQADADKAVALARERGLLLMESFMFLHHSQHARVRRLLDDGLIGELQLFGSEFGIPLRRDGDGTLRRASTLPEVAAYPLRAAQLFLGPGLRVAGAHVRPAGPHGPAPAGGALLTAPSGAAAQLAYGVEHAYRSGYDLWGSEGRLRLERAFSTPDEHVPVLHVERGGAVEEIRLAPDAHFTNIAGVFARAVLHGEDFTPHTEAVLAHARLVDEVEQAAATRPPAP, encoded by the coding sequence GTGAGCGGGCCGGGCGGGCCGGGCCTGCGCATCGGCGTGCTGGGCTGCGCGGACATCGCCGGACGGCGCATGCTGCCCTCGATGGCCCGCCAGCCGCTCATCCGGGTGAGCGCCGTGGCCAGCCGCAGCCTCGCCAGGGCGCGGGCGTTCACCGACCGGTTCGGCGGCACGCCGGTGGCCGGCTACGCGCGGCTGCTGGAGCGCGAGGACGTGGACGCGGTGTACGTGCCGCTGCCGCCCGAGCTGCACACGGAGTGGACGCTGCGGGCGCTGGCGGCCGGCAAGCACGTGCTGTGCGAGAAGCCGTTCGCGCTGCGGCAGGCCGACGCGGACAAGGCGGTCGCTCTCGCCCGCGAGCGCGGCCTGCTGCTGATGGAGAGCTTCATGTTCCTGCACCACTCCCAGCACGCCCGCGTCCGCCGGCTCCTCGACGACGGACTGATCGGCGAACTGCAGCTGTTCGGCTCCGAGTTCGGCATCCCGCTGCGCCGCGACGGCGACGGCACCCTGCGGCGCGCCAGCACCCTGCCCGAGGTCGCCGCCTACCCGCTGCGCGCCGCCCAGCTCTTCCTCGGCCCCGGCCTGCGGGTGGCCGGCGCCCATGTGCGCCCGGCCGGCCCGCACGGGCCCGCTCCCGCGGGCGGCGCGCTGCTGACGGCCCCGTCCGGGGCGGCGGCCCAGCTCGCCTACGGTGTCGAGCACGCCTACCGCAGCGGTTACGACCTGTGGGGCAGCGAGGGGCGGCTGCGGCTGGAACGTGCCTTCAGCACCCCCGACGAGCACGTCCCCGTGCTGCACGTCGAACGCGGCGGCGCCGTCGAGGAGATCCGGCTCGCGCCGGACGCCCACTTCACCAACATCGCGGGCGTCTTCGCCCGCGCCGTCCTGCACGGCGAGGACTTCACCCCGCACACCGAGGCCGTCCTGGCCCACGCCCGGCTCGTGGACGAGGTGGAACAGGCCGCCGCCACCCGGCCGCCCGCCCCCTGA
- a CDS encoding ester cyclase, with protein MADNHRELVQRFVDMINSHDVSTMSAHTAPGHIDHNPVVEDGIEANTAFWEQIFAAFPDVKVVTHDLVVEGDRIAGRFEYSGTHQGTFFGVEATGRPLSFQSIDFWRVEDGLLAEHWDQLDMAGLFRQLGVDIHAGQDA; from the coding sequence ATGGCAGACAACCACCGTGAACTCGTCCAGCGCTTCGTCGACATGATCAACAGTCATGACGTGAGCACCATGAGCGCGCACACCGCGCCCGGGCACATCGACCACAACCCGGTCGTCGAGGACGGCATCGAGGCCAACACGGCGTTCTGGGAGCAGATCTTCGCCGCGTTCCCCGACGTCAAGGTCGTCACCCACGACCTGGTCGTGGAGGGGGACCGGATCGCCGGCCGCTTCGAGTACTCCGGCACCCACCAGGGCACCTTCTTCGGGGTCGAGGCCACCGGGCGTCCGCTCAGCTTCCAGTCGATCGACTTCTGGCGGGTCGAGGACGGGCTGCTGGCCGAGCACTGGGACCAGCTGGACATGGCCGGCCTCTTCCGTCAGCTCGGTGTCGACATCCACGCCGGCCAGGACGCGTAA
- a CDS encoding glucose-1-phosphate thymidylyltransferase, which produces MKALVLSGGAGTRLRPLTHTSAKQLVPVANKPVLFYGLEAIADAGITEVGIIVGDTADEIMQAVGDGSKFGLAVTYIPQSAPLGLAHAVLIAREFLADDDFVMYLGDNFIVGGISDLVDAFRAQRPAAQILLTQVSDPQQFGVAEFGPGGRIVGLEEKPEHPKSDLALVGVYLFTDAVHEAVRAIKPSWRGELEITHALQWLIDQDRDVRSTTISGYWKDTGNVGDMLEVNRSVLEHAEPRIEGDVDDTSEIIGRVRIDEGARVTGSRIVGPAVIGAGSVITGSYVGPFTSIAADCRITDSEIEFSIVLDGSSVRGARRVEASIIGRNVEVTPAPRIPAAHRLILGDHSKVQISS; this is translated from the coding sequence ATGAAGGCTCTCGTACTCTCCGGCGGGGCCGGAACCCGCCTGCGCCCCCTCACCCACACATCCGCCAAGCAGCTGGTGCCCGTGGCCAACAAGCCGGTTCTCTTCTACGGCCTGGAAGCGATCGCGGACGCGGGCATCACCGAGGTCGGCATCATCGTCGGGGACACCGCCGACGAGATCATGCAAGCCGTCGGCGACGGCTCCAAGTTCGGCCTCGCCGTCACCTACATCCCCCAGTCCGCTCCCCTGGGACTGGCCCACGCCGTCCTCATCGCCCGCGAGTTCCTCGCCGACGACGACTTCGTCATGTACCTCGGCGACAACTTCATCGTGGGCGGCATCTCCGACCTGGTCGACGCCTTCCGCGCGCAGCGGCCCGCCGCCCAGATCCTGCTCACCCAGGTCTCCGACCCGCAGCAGTTCGGGGTCGCCGAATTCGGCCCCGGCGGACGGATCGTGGGCCTGGAGGAGAAACCGGAGCACCCCAAGAGCGACCTCGCGCTGGTCGGCGTCTACCTGTTCACCGACGCCGTGCACGAGGCCGTCCGCGCCATCAAGCCGTCCTGGCGCGGCGAACTGGAGATCACCCACGCCCTGCAGTGGCTGATCGACCAGGACCGCGACGTCCGCTCCACCACGATCTCCGGGTACTGGAAGGACACCGGCAACGTCGGCGACATGCTGGAGGTCAACCGGTCCGTCCTGGAGCACGCCGAACCCCGTATCGAGGGCGACGTCGACGACACCAGCGAGATCATCGGCCGGGTACGGATCGACGAGGGCGCCCGCGTCACCGGCTCACGCATCGTGGGCCCGGCCGTCATCGGCGCCGGCAGCGTGATCACCGGCTCCTACGTCGGCCCGTTCACCTCCATCGCCGCCGACTGCCGCATCACCGACAGCGAGATCGAGTTCTCCATCGTCCTGGACGGCTCCTCGGTGCGCGGCGCCCGCCGCGTGGAGGCCTCCATCATCGGACGCAACGTGGAGGTGACCCCCGCCCCGCGGATCCCCGCCGCCCACCGGCTCATCCTCGGCGACCACAGCAAGGTGCAGATCTCCTCTTGA
- a CDS encoding RNA-guided endonuclease TnpB family protein, with protein MHLRYSFRIEPTPGQRVALARTFGCARVVYNDALAARKAAYGADKFRISSGVLARRVITEAKRTAERAWLAEVSVDVLQSAVRDLDAAYRNFFDSVSGKRSGRRFGLPRFKSKRDSRQSVRFPKNGFRLRADGRLNLAEIGDVRVRWSRPLPSAPSSVTVIQDAAGRCFASFVVEVEPAPLPPAGTEVGIDLGLSTYAVLSDGTVIGNPRFLRRAEGRLRKAQQALSRKAKGSKNRAKARVRVARVHAQVADARRDWLHKETSRIVRENQAVYLEDLAVSGLARTRLAKSVHDAGWAAFRRMLEDKAARAGRHGGVVSRWLPSSQTCHVCWTVDGKKPLHVRGWTCAGCGAVHDRDLNASRVILAAGQADRRNASGGPVRPGVAIPHQAGPVERGTHSKPQPVSTGRQAGVPAL; from the coding sequence GTGCATCTGCGTTACTCCTTCCGTATCGAGCCGACGCCGGGCCAGCGCGTTGCGCTGGCCCGTACGTTCGGCTGTGCGCGGGTGGTCTACAACGACGCGCTGGCCGCAAGAAAGGCTGCCTATGGGGCGGACAAGTTCCGTATCTCCAGCGGGGTGTTGGCCCGGCGGGTGATCACGGAGGCGAAGCGGACAGCCGAGCGGGCGTGGCTCGCGGAGGTGTCCGTCGATGTCCTGCAGTCCGCGGTGCGAGACCTGGACGCGGCCTACAGAAACTTTTTCGATTCGGTGTCGGGGAAGCGGTCGGGGCGCCGGTTCGGATTGCCACGGTTCAAGTCGAAGCGGGACAGCCGCCAGTCGGTCAGGTTCCCCAAGAACGGGTTCCGGCTGCGGGCGGACGGCAGGTTGAACCTGGCGGAGATCGGTGACGTACGCGTGCGCTGGTCGCGGCCGCTGCCGTCTGCCCCGTCGTCGGTGACCGTGATCCAGGACGCGGCCGGCCGGTGCTTCGCCAGTTTCGTGGTGGAGGTCGAGCCCGCGCCGCTGCCGCCTGCCGGCACCGAGGTCGGCATCGACCTGGGCCTGAGCACCTACGCCGTTCTCTCGGACGGCACGGTGATCGGCAATCCGCGTTTCCTGCGCCGGGCCGAAGGCCGTTTGAGGAAGGCCCAGCAGGCCCTGAGCCGGAAGGCGAAGGGATCGAAGAACCGGGCCAAGGCCCGTGTCCGCGTCGCACGAGTACACGCCCAGGTCGCCGACGCGCGCCGGGACTGGCTCCACAAGGAAACGTCGAGGATCGTCCGCGAAAACCAAGCGGTCTACCTCGAAGACCTTGCGGTCAGCGGGCTCGCACGCACCCGGCTGGCGAAGTCCGTCCACGATGCGGGATGGGCTGCCTTCCGCCGCATGCTCGAGGACAAGGCGGCCCGCGCGGGTCGGCATGGGGGCGTCGTGTCGCGTTGGCTGCCCTCCTCCCAGACTTGCCACGTGTGCTGGACCGTGGACGGGAAGAAGCCGTTGCACGTGCGCGGGTGGACGTGCGCCGGCTGTGGTGCTGTACATGACCGTGACCTCAATGCGTCGCGGGTGATCCTGGCCGCCGGGCAGGCGGACAGACGAAACGCCTCCGGAGGGCCGGTAAGACCTGGCGTGGCGATCCCGCACCAGGCCGGGCCCGTTGAACGAGGAACCCACTCGAAGCCCCAGCCGGTGAGCACCGGCAGGCAGGCCGGAGTCCCGGCCTTGTGA
- the rfbB gene encoding dTDP-glucose 4,6-dehydratase: MTTTHILVTGGAGFIGSHYVRTLLGPAGPGDVHVTVLDKLTYAGNPANLDPVRGHPGFRFVHGDIRDTRLVAELVAGHEQIVHFAAESHVDRSILGAAEFITTNVLGTQTLLDAALRRPGGRARFLHVSTDEVYGSLAEGSWPESDPLRPNSPYAASKASSDLVALSYHRTHGLDVRVTRCSNNYGHHHFPEKVIPLFVTNLLDGHRVPLYGEGLNVRDWLHIDDHVQALELVRTGGRPGEVYNIGGGTELSNKELTTLLLDLAGAGWDSVEHVPDRLGHDLRYSVDCGKISRELGYRPRKDFTQGLAETFAWYRDNRSWWEPLKHKAAL, from the coding sequence ATGACCACCACACACATCCTCGTCACCGGCGGCGCGGGGTTCATCGGATCGCACTACGTGCGCACCCTGCTCGGCCCGGCCGGCCCCGGCGACGTCCACGTCACCGTCCTCGACAAGCTCACCTACGCCGGCAACCCCGCCAACCTCGACCCGGTCCGCGGCCACCCCGGCTTCCGCTTCGTCCACGGCGACATCCGCGACACCCGCCTGGTGGCCGAACTCGTCGCCGGACACGAGCAGATCGTGCACTTCGCCGCCGAGTCCCACGTCGACCGCTCCATCCTCGGCGCCGCCGAGTTCATCACCACCAACGTGCTGGGCACCCAGACCCTGCTGGACGCGGCGCTGCGCCGGCCCGGCGGCCGGGCCCGCTTCCTGCACGTGTCCACCGACGAGGTCTACGGTTCCCTGGCCGAGGGGTCCTGGCCGGAGAGCGACCCGTTGCGGCCAAACTCCCCCTACGCCGCCTCCAAGGCCTCCTCCGACCTGGTGGCCCTGTCCTACCACCGCACCCACGGCCTGGATGTACGGGTGACGCGCTGCTCCAACAACTACGGCCACCACCACTTCCCCGAGAAGGTCATCCCGCTGTTCGTCACCAACCTCCTCGACGGGCACCGCGTCCCGCTGTACGGGGAAGGGCTGAACGTACGGGACTGGCTGCACATCGACGACCACGTGCAGGCCCTGGAACTGGTGCGCACCGGCGGCCGGCCGGGCGAGGTGTACAACATCGGCGGCGGCACCGAGCTGAGCAACAAGGAACTGACCACGCTGCTGCTGGACCTGGCCGGGGCGGGCTGGGACAGCGTCGAGCACGTGCCCGACCGGCTGGGCCACGACCTGCGCTACTCGGTCGACTGCGGCAAGATCTCCCGCGAGCTGGGCTACCGGCCCCGCAAGGACTTCACCCAGGGCCTGGCGGAGACCTTCGCCTGGTACCGCGACAACCGTTCCTGGTGGGAACCCCTCAAGCACAAGGCCGCCCTGTGA
- a CDS encoding transcriptional regulator yields the protein MPTDDLPETFHVTTDEQLRAVSNLTRHRIMAVLRFEPATITQLAERVGLAKGSSSYHVRLLERAGLVKVVRTRKVRGVTERYYAMAARSIALPDPGEGGPDVLMRHAVADLEAAPVDTERHVRMAHLRLTEEQFAQLGARLQALTDEYRELSDPSLPDASLVFALFHPASGEQAEGDAK from the coding sequence ATGCCTACCGACGATCTCCCCGAGACGTTCCACGTCACCACGGACGAACAGCTGCGCGCCGTCTCCAACCTCACGCGCCACCGGATCATGGCCGTGCTCCGCTTCGAGCCCGCGACGATCACGCAGCTCGCCGAGCGAGTGGGTCTCGCGAAGGGGAGTTCCAGCTACCACGTACGGCTGCTGGAGCGGGCCGGCCTGGTGAAGGTGGTACGGACACGGAAGGTCCGGGGGGTCACCGAGCGGTACTACGCGATGGCCGCGCGGTCGATCGCGCTGCCGGATCCCGGCGAGGGAGGGCCGGATGTGCTGATGCGGCACGCGGTGGCGGACCTGGAGGCAGCGCCGGTGGATACCGAGCGGCATGTGCGGATGGCGCACCTGCGGCTCACCGAGGAGCAGTTCGCACAGCTGGGGGCGCGGCTGCAGGCACTGACGGACGAGTACCGGGAGCTGTCCGATCCGTCGCTGCCGGACGCGTCACTCGTCTTCGCACTGTTCCACCCGGCATCGGGCGAGCAGGCCGAAGGAGACGCCAAGTGA